From Silurus meridionalis isolate SWU-2019-XX chromosome 14, ASM1480568v1, whole genome shotgun sequence, a single genomic window includes:
- the LOC124397242 gene encoding LOW QUALITY PROTEIN: retinoic acid-induced protein 1 (The sequence of the model RefSeq protein was modified relative to this genomic sequence to represent the inferred CDS: inserted 2 bases in 1 codon), translated as MPHWLPVMCPNVCLRWSGDPVWLFINREQRLLSSSSPSAGLAVLHKHIHTRPTLSRRCPQPVHTTDRRSTLAKAMQSFRERGGFQGNQRCYQQEPHELSRLENYRHHSQTGQGYEVHSLSAAGMPTAGTSSKDCYGQQPYPSYGSSSDQSKKPYRGGKATSQHLQAGYSSHVNSGYSSQYLSEGHLQQKWDESGQISQYEPDIAGHLEPGPSGSSQYLEQNILAISQSQCHLPSQPSAPVYTSPHQQGHPSNHTQSPLMYPQSHIHFPQHSQPPSSTSSSSSSSSSSYMEKCNSIPHGYKSGYGMPPNAQYSRQLGNHSTLKQNSYRPQNNYGYQQPPSRAGFEQPTSLQGMSGTSESLQKFPHYTQTQQNYCITDISVRSPEQYYQNCSPSSSHSPARSVGRSPSYSSTPSPLMPNPDTFQYGQPINPSSTSANLQDPNMLMPPHTHPSPSVNHQPQSYSSSMKDRFSEKLFSNPSLWSLNALTSQVENISNNVQQLLLSEALMANKKCNKRXTSQKGEEYRGHLKGMEDSCPESQHGPLPSDSYGTPRSMPADLLEVGYSSSTEDQVERNYYFFGQGKGPTHTTHSTHSQLSLDTVSTCSVNSTDDMSVRSGDSDRSIQSAASEDNLSCDPRVQRLPFGEEQQGSLRSIRNERSPISVTAPSPMKQESNSPIGIKQSESTQKENFEESAWTERIADEKEIGKIKLPTEQKCKGEVFEANEKRPEWLEDEKCPSIFHKLNKEVSNESYSYETEGTIYQKLKNKYEIEEENFAGKCCNTSCKKIEDSEMKSEIFKSESQNNGEDPITESPAISKDVPESNLYLPRKEESSETPYLTSECESFEERLLTSERRNNVFKEQQSAPSYSVPAVRENGSLTSNEDVINNQAKLEESSTEAYINQDETESEPVCVVTNETAETLAQDVAHRSSERTSVTCDNAPQSHLVRSGFSALNEKTTPQNQARDHIDHSDAKVLEPDSPQLPGKSIISSAPSWADTPPSPQKGDEDVEPGISCPSATKPEPMALVAHPRLLGRKHARGRRRLIHSNAGIRSVESNGVPPSPQKPSMLSSNSANFSDQMEAVQLDISSHTPKLLTEGLPSRMCTRSLGSQSTPKVFSQDRRKTGPKPVSKPGPKPGTKPSSKPVLKPSPKQGLKPGQKPGPKPSTKPGAKPSLKSGPKQNLKPGPKPGAVPSVKPSSKPGAKPAAIPALKQSPKPGLKPTEGVIPKGPGRPKGLNSRIKSVKYENNMDAITEHIEDTSCINETPEQQENTAVSLKTVVDNTLHTSIDSTIGSSLDTALDTSFVNSVAKDQKSMVLRSRKQKREKITEDKEKERDTSTEASAIKTTESHTQKVAAVQPCENQTSSLKSSNHEDISTDSLNEQIVSVSIKRKSSLQAPDPVKKKKSLKVSQTKIQEPQPQELIAEAQGSKGRRKRGYKLEPSACSTLTKDNIPLEEISDTPCVPPHCPTKTKYLPPRKGRGLKYEAMVQKITSPASKKQLLNIQPDVVLEELASKQSPELQLTEKRKTVNTATATQEEGESTVSIEETPEAACIQTHRKKHRKWATVESSDTPDVAVGTGSLIINTPRLAKQRAIKNNHEMHLKQRKKRRKGAELAKSVPTVETHEHTDAFSSPPAPPLSPPTTFSLFPNAEEKTQGEQLSIEISSTANKPKRGRRPSLKKKQEDFGQQLGNEEGQKIKKKPGPKKKIQQNNNSTIKVTVKRLKPKIKCKKKHVPTVKGILTDFLKTQESEGKHSFKPYVHIDSFKKRASLCTIVNKPEEKHLLVQTKKKNLGKNKTISNSSIMLQGPLVNRSLTDRCLICCLCGKPANYRELGDLCGPYYPENTIPRKTLSLTYHEDFRQNRDMDQAKVEMCSTEQIKDMKREGVEGSFQEGTSEGDCRQVMRERRAQLRSHLGLRTRFKRLQLLQGRAGGGVPPAGEEGFYSVLQRLQLEAEVNEHWAHESCTVWTSGVILIADKLYGLKEAAQESTLTKCSKCQSEGASIGCSWKNCIHKYHYVCAKETGCIFDEDTFLIKCPKHQAM; from the exons GAGCACCCTAGCTAAAGCCATGCAGTCCTTCAGAGAGAGGGGTGGTTTCCAGGGCAACCAGCGCTGCTACCAGCAGGAACCCCATGAATTATCTCGCCTTGAGAATTACAGACATCACAGCCAGACTGGACAAGGCTATGAGGTGCACTCTCTTTCTGCTGCAGGGATGCCAACAGCAGGAACAAGCTCCAAGGACTGTTATGGGCAGCAGCCCTACCCCAGCTATGGCAGCAGTTCAGATCAGAGCAAGAAACCATACAGAGGAGGAAAAGCTACAAGCCAGCACCTGCAGGCTGGGTACAGTAGCCACGTGAATTCTGGATATTCATCCCAGTATTTGAGTGAGGGACACTTACAGCAGAAGTGGGATGAGTCTGGTCAGATATCTCAGTACGAACCTGACATTGCGGGACATCTTGAGCCTGGGCCCAGTGGCTCATCACAGTATCTTGAGCAGAACATTTTAGCCATTTCACAAAGCCAATGCCACCTCCCCTCTCAACCCTCTGCCCCTGTATATACAAGCCCCCATCAGCAAGGTCATCCTTCCAATCATACTCAATCTCCTTTAATGTACCCACAGAGCCACATTCATTTCCCTCAACACTCCCAACCACCCTCCtccacttcatcatcatcatcatcatcatcatcatcatacatGGAAAAATGCAATTCGATTCCTCATGGCTACAAAAGTGGGTATGGAATGCCACCTAATGCCCAGTATTCAAGACAACTGGGTAACCACAGTACACTGAAGCAGAATAGCTATAGGCCACAAAATAATTATGGCTACCAACAGCCTCCTTCAAGGGCTGGATTTGAACAACCGACTTCCTTGCAGGGAATGTCAGGTACGTCAGAGAGTCTTCAAAAATTCCCACATTATACACAGACCCAACAAAACTACTGTATAACAGATATTTCTGTGAGGTCACCTGAACAGTATTACCAGAACTGCAGTCCAAGCTCCAGCCACTCACCTGCAAGGTCTGTGGGCAGGTCACCTTCATATAGCTCCACACCTTCACCCTTAATGCCCAATCCTGACACATTCCAGTATGGCCAGCCAATCAACCCTTCCTCCACTTCTGCAAATCTGCAAGATCCAAACATGTTAATGCCTCCCCACACCCACCCATCTCCAAGTGTTAATCACCAACCTCAGAGCTACTCCAGTTCTATGAAGGACCGTTTTTCTGAGAAGCTTTTTTCTAACCCGAGCTTGTGGAGCCTTAATGCTCTGACATCTCAGGTAGAGAACATTTCCAACAACGTCCAACAATTATTGCTCTCAGAAGCTCTTATGGCcaacaaaaaatgtaacaagCG AACCAGCCAAAAAGGAGAGGAATATAGGGGCCACTTAAAGGGAATGGAGGACTCGTGTCCTGAGAGCCAACATGGCCCTCTTCCCAGTGACTCTTATGGAACCCCAAGATCTATGCCTGCCGATCTTCTAGAAGTAGGATATTCAAGCAGCACTGAAGATCAGGTGGAACGTAACTACTACTTCTTTGGTCAGGGAAAAGGTCCAACACATACGACACATTCGACACATTCTCAATTGAGTCTGGACACCGTTTCTACCTGCTCCGTAAACTCAACAGATGACATGTCTGTTAGGTCTGGGGACTCAGATCGGAGTATACAGAGTGCAGCCTCTGAAGATAATCTAAGCTGTGACCCAAGGGTACAGAGATTACCATTTGGAGAGGAGCAGCAAGGTTCCCTCAGAAGCATCAGAAACGAAAGATCCCCTATTAGTGTAACAGCCCCAAGCCCCATGAAGCAGGAGAGTAATTCTCCAATAGGCATAAAGCAGTCTGAGAGTACTCAGAAGGAGAATTTTGAGGAATCTGCCTGGACTGAGAGGATAGCTGATGAAAAAGAAATTGGTAAAATAAAGCTTCCCACAGAGCAAAAGTGCAAAGGAGAAGTTTTTGAGGCAAATGAGAAACGACCAGAATGGTTAGAGGATGAGAAGTGCCCCTCAATTtttcataaattaaataaagaagtgTCAAATGAAAGCTATTCTTATGAAACAGAAGGTACCATATATCAGAAGCTGAAAAACAAATATGAGATAGAGGAAGAAAATTTTGCTGGGAAGTGTTGTAACACCAGCTGCAAAAAAATTGAAGATTCAGAAATGAAATCTGAAATATTCAAATCAGAATCACAAAATAATGGTGAGGACCCTATAACGGAATCACCAGCTATTTCAAAAGATGTGCCTGAGTCTAATCTATATTTGCCTAGGAAAGAGGAAAGCTCTGAGACACCTTATCTCACCTCTGAGTGTGAATCTTTCGAGGAAAGGCTGTTAACCTCTGAGAGACGGAATAATGTTTTCAAGGAGCAACAGTCTGCCCCATCCTATTCAGTTCCTGCAGTAAGAGAAAATGGAAGTTTGACATCAAATGAAGACGTGATTAATAACCAAGCAAAACtagaagagtcttctacagaagcCTATATTAATCAAGATGAAACAGAAAGTGAACCAGTGTGTGTGGTCACCAATGAAACAGCGGAGACCCTTGCCCAAGACGTAGCTCACAGAAGCAGTGAAAGGACATCAGTCACATGTGACAATGCACCTCAGTCTCACCTTGTCAGAAGTGGCTTCTCGGCTCTCAATGAGAAAACAACACCTCAGAATCAGGCGAGGGACCACATTGATCACAGTGATGCAAAGGTGCTGGAGCCTGACTCTCCTCAGTTGCCAGGCAAGTCAATAATATCCTCTGCACCATCTTGGGCTGATACTCCACCCTCTCCACAGAAAGGTGATGAAGATGTGGAACCAGGTATAAGCTGTCCTAGTGCAACTAAACCAGAGCCCATGGCCCTAGTTGCACATCCAAGACTATTAGGCAGAAAGCATGCACGGGGTAGGAGAAGATTAATTCATTCAAATGCAGGGATTAGGAGTGTGGAGAGTAATGGGGTGCCGCCATCTCCTCAAAAGCCCAGTATGCTCTCAAGTAACAGTGCCAACTTTTCTGATCAGATGGAGGCTGTTCAGCTGGATATTAGCAGTCACACACCAAAACTCCTCACAGAAGGTTTACCATCCCGTATGTGTACTCGCTCTTTAGGGTCACAAAGTACCCCAAAGGTTTTTTCTCAAGATAGAAGGAAAACAGGTCCAAAGCCCGTTTCAAAACCTGGTCCAAAACCTGGCACAAAGCCTAGTTCTAAGCCTGTTTTAAAACCAAGTCCAAAACAAGGACTAAAACCTGGACAAAAACCAGGCCCAAAGCCAAGTACCAAACCTGGTGCAAAGCCTTCTTTAAAGTCTGGTCCAAAGCAAAATTTAAAACCTGGGCCAAAACCTGGGGCTGTGCCAAGTGTTAAACCTAGTTCAAAGCCTGGAGCAAAGCCTGCTGCTATACCCGCTTTAAAGCAGAGTCCAAAACCTGGTTTAAAGCCTACAGAAGGAGTGATTCCTAAGGGCCCCGGTCGGCCAAAAGGCCTCAACTCCAGAATCAAATCagtgaaatatgaaaataatatgGATGCCATCACAGAGCATATTGAAGACACAAGCTGCATAAATGAAACCCCTGAACAACAGGAAAATACTGCAGTCAGTCTGAAAACTGTTGTTGATAATACTTTGCACACTTCAATAGACAGCACAATAGGTTCCTCTTTGGACACTGCTTTGGATACTTCCTTTGTAAATTCTGTAGCAAAAGATCAAAAATCCATGGTATTAAGATCTCGGAAGCAAAAACGGGAAAAGATAACAGAAgacaaggagaaagagagagatacatcAACTGAGGCATCAGCAATAAAAACCACTGAGTCACATACACAGAAAGTAGCTGCTGTTCAGCCTTGTGAGAACCAAACATCAAGCTTAAAATCATCCAACCATGAGGATATCAGTACAGATTCACTTAACGAACAGATTGTGTCAGTATCAATCAAGAGAAAATCTAGTTTACAAGCCCCAGACCcagtcaaaaaaaagaaaagtttgaaAGTTAGTcaaacaaaaatacaagaaCCTCAGCCACAAGAGTTAATAGCAGAAGCCCAAGGTTCTAAGGGAAGGAGAAAGCGAGGCTATAAATTAGAACCATCTGCTTGCAGCACTCTGACCAAAGATAACATTCCCTTGGAAGAAATCAGTGACACACCTTGTGTGCCTCCTCACTGTCCTACAAAAACTAAATATCTGCCTCCTAGGAAAGGCAGAGGACTAAAATATGAAGCAATGGTTCAGAAAATCACTTCCCCAGCAtccaaaaaacagcttttaaataTCCAACCAGATGTTGTGCTAGAGGAATTAGCATCCAAGCAATCACCCGAACTACAgttaacagaaaaaagaaagactgtAAACACTGCAACGGCAACACAAGAGGAGGGTGAGAGTACAGTAAGCATTGAGGAGACTCCAGAAGCAGCATGTATACAAACTCATCGAAAGAAGCACAGAAAGTGGGCCACAGTGGAGAGCAGTGACACACCAGATGTAGCAGTAGGGACTGGTAGCCTCATTATCAACACACCAAGGTTAGCCAAACAGAGAGCCATTAAAAATAACCATGAGATGCATCTGAAGCAacggaagaaaagaagaaaaggcgCCGAGCTTGCAAAGAGTGTGCCAACTGTGGAAACACATGAGCATACTGATGCATTCAGCTCTCCTCCAGCACCTCCACTGTCACCACCaacaactttctctctctttccaaacGCAGAAGAAAAGACTCAGGGTGAACAGCTTTCAATAGAGATAAGCTCAACAGCAAATAAACCGAAAAGAGGCAGGCGGCCATCACttaaaaagaaacaggaagaCTTCGGTCAGCAACTAGGAAATGAAGAAGGTCAAAAGATCAAGAAAAAGCCTGGTCCTAAAAAAAAGATCCAACAGAATAACAACAGTACCATTAAGGTCACTGTGAAAAGACTTAAGcccaaaataaaatgcaaaaagaaacaTGTTCCTACTGTAAAAGGGATATTGAcagactttttaaaaacacaggAAAGTGAAGGCAAGCATTCTTTTAAACCATATGTGCACATTGACAGCTTCAAAAAGCGTGCTTCCCTTTGTACAATCGTAAACAAACCTGAGGAAAAGCATCTGCTCgtccagacaaaaaaaaagaatttgggaaaaaacaaaacaatatcaAACTCCTCAATAATGCTCCAGGGCCCCTTAGTTAACAGAAGCCTAACTGACAGGTGTCTCATATGCTGCCTGTGTGGAAAACCAGCTAATTACAGAGAGCTTGGGGATTTGTGTGGCCCATACTACCCTGAAAACACCATACCACGGAAAACACTGTCTTTAACATACCATGAAGACTTCAGGCAAAACAGAGACATGGACCAAGCCAAGGTAGAAATGTGCAGTACTGAGCAAATCAAAGATATGAAGAGAGAGGGAGTAGAAGGATCATTTCAGGAGGGGACAAGTGAAGGAGATTGCAGGCAGGTGATGAGAGAAAGAAGGGCACAACTTAGAAGTCATCTTGGCTTACGGACGAGGTTCAAAAGACTGCAGCTGTTGCAAGGCAGAGCTGGTGGAGGAGTTCCCCCTGCTGGTGAGGAGGGCTTTTACTCTGTTCTACAAAGGTTACAGCTGGAGGCTGAGGTTAATGAGCACTGGGCACATGAGTCCTGCACCGTCTGGACCAGTGGCGTGATCCTAATCGCAGACAAACTTTATGGACTGAAGGAAGCTGCACAGGAATCTACACTCACA AAATGCTCAAAGTGCCAGAGTGAAGGAGCCTCCATCGGCTGCAGCTGGAAGAACTGCATTCATAAATACCACTATGTCTGCGCCAAAGAGACAG GCTGCATATTCGATGAAGACACTTTCTTGATAAAATGTCCAAAACACCAG GCAATGTAA
- the srebf1 gene encoding sterol regulatory element-binding protein 1 yields MNHLSFDDPSLDSLDPSLSLSDPSDIDTALLNDIDDMLQLIHTQEMEFNLFDHTSFPPPPPPAPTHDLSALAPSSLAPTPRSSSITSSTSSILTNSPHLDALLGPPVSRNSSTPDKSFQAPNFQQTPSTQVTSTPVTPSQVKQPNTQTAQPVLHLPSQAPQSPTFSASPQQPGPNYASQNGYTVITKQGSTQPMPSVASSPPSVQPVAIQAQVQSLSTSSILTTSSSPPTQTHVQQVPVLLQPQFIKAESLLLTTLKPDMSMVTTVASPCITSLATSTASMQGTSLQALMSGGTILTTVPVMVDTEKLPINRIAISGKPGMQVQKGEKRTAHNAIEKRYRSSINDKILELKDLVAGTEAKLNKSAVLRKAIDYIRHLQQSNQKLKQENMALKMANQKNKSLKDLVAMEVDVKTELPTPPASDAGSPEPSGSFSHCSSDSEPDSPMVEESKPMSSAEKTAGGMLDRSRMALCAFTLLFLSFNPLASLVCGSQSRAEEPVLPGHSGTGRTMLGFDNAADSWGWMDWMLPTLLVWLLNGVLVAGVLVKLLVYGEPITRPHSESSVLFWRHRKQADLDLARGDFAQASQNLWTCLKALGRPLPTSQLDLACAVLWSTLRLWLQRLWVGRWLACRAGALRADRPLQEDARKSSRDAALVYHRLHQLHMTGKLGGSHLFAVHMALSAVNLAECAGDCLSVATLAEIYVSAALRVKTSLPRLLHITSRGFLSRARQACLSPSGSVPPTMQWLCHPLGHRFFVDGDWSVRSTPKESIYSQAGNTVDPLAQVTQAFREHLLEKALYCVAQPRGDKSPNEGQGEYSDALEYLQLLNSASDAAGATTQAFAIGSNMAAIAGCDPHSKWWSSVAVVIINWLQGDDVAAERLYPAVEHLPRSLQSDESPLPKACLNMFKAVRALLAKPENRQLSLSYCEKASSLFRDSLKLGPHCSSSTLDKLVQLLLCDLLLVTRTSLWREQQICSPASPQQSPASAASPAELQGFQQDLSSLRKLAHSFRPAMRRLFLHEATARLMAGASPTRTHQLLDRSLRRRATPGGKIEECETRPGQREQAEAAMLACWYLPPSFLSAPGQRVGMLADAARTLEKLGDKRTLHDCQQMIIKLGSGTTVAST; encoded by the exons ATGAATCATTTGTCGTTTGACGATCCGTCACTGGATAGCTTGGATCCAAGTTTATCCCTCAGTGATCCAAGTGATATTGACACAGCTTTGCTCAACGACATTGACG ACATGCTGCAGCTCATCCACACCCAAGAGATGGAGTTCAACTTGTTTGATCACACCTCCtttccaccacctccaccaccagcTCCAACGCATGATCTTTCAGCGCTGGCTCCTTCCAGCTTGGCTCCCACTCCTCGCAGTTCCTCCATcacctcctccacctcatcCATCCTGACCAACAGCCCACATCTGGATGCCCTGCTGGGTCCCCCAGTCAGCCGCAACTCTTCCACCCCAGACAAGTCTTTCCAAGCCCCAAACTTTCAGCAAACTCCCTCGACCCAGGTGACCTCTACACCTGTGACCCCAAGCCAAGTAAAGCAGCCCAATACTCAAACAGCTCAACCTGTGCTTCATCTGCCAAGCCAGGCTCCTCAAAGCCCTACGTTCTCCGCAAGCCCCCAGCAACCTGGGCCCAACTACGCAAGCCAGAATGGATACACTG TAATCACTAAGCAGGGCTCTACCCAGCCCATGCCCAGTGTTGCCAGCTCTCCACCAAGTGTTCAGCCAGTAGCCATCCAGGCTCAGGTCCAGAGTCTTTCCACATCTTCCATCCTCACAACCTCCTCCAGTCCTCCAACACAGACTCATGTTCAGCAAGTCCCT GTCTTGTTGCAGCCTCAGTTCATCAAGGCAGAATCTCTCCTCCTCACCACCCTGAAGCCGGACATGTCCATGGTGACTACAGTAGCCTCTCCGTGCATCACCTCTCTGGCTACTTCCACGGCTTCAATGCAGGGCACCTCACTGCAG GCTCTGATGAGCGGCGGGACTATCCTGACCACGGTGCCAGTTATGGTAGACACAGAGAAGCTGCCCATTAACCGTATAGCCATCAGTGGCAAGCCAGGTATGCAGGTCCAAAAGGGCGAGAAGCGCACAGCACACAACGCAATCGAAAAGCGATACCGCTCCTCCATCAACGACAAGATCCTCGAACTCAAAGACCTGGTGGCCGGCACAGAGGCTAAG CTGAATAAATCTGCCGTGTTGAGGAAAGCCATTGACTATATCCGCCACCTGCAGCAGTCCAACCAGAAACTAAAGCAGGAGAACATGGCTCTCAAAATGGCCAACCAAAAGAACA aatCTCTAAAAGACCTGGTTGCCATGGAGGTGGACGTGAAGACCGAACTTCCTACTCCTCCAGCCTCGGACGCCGGCTCACCCGAACCCAGTGGCTCCTTTTCCCACTGCAGCAGCGACTCGGAGCCTGACAGTCCCATGGTAGAGGAAAGCAAG CCCATGTCCAGTGCAGAGAAGACTGCTGGAGGGATGCTGGACCGCTCACGGATGGCTCTGTGTGCCTTCACcctccttttcctttctttcaacCCGCTGGCATCTCTGGTGTGTGGGAGCCAAAGTAGAGCTGAAGAGCCTGTTCTTCCAGGCCACTCAGGAACTGGCAGGACCATGCTTGGATTTGATAATGCAG CTGATTCGTGGGGCTGGATGGACTGGATGCTGCCCACTCTTTTGGTGTGGCTTCTTAATGGTGTTCTGGTAGCTGGAGTTTTGGtcaagctgttggtgtatggaGAGCCCATCACTAGACCACACTCTGAATCCTCTGTCCTTTTTTGGAGACACCGCAAACAGGCTGACCTTGACCTGGCCAGA GGAGATTTTGCCCAGGCCTCTCAGAACCTCTGGACATGTCTGAAGGCCCTTGGTCGTCCTCTGCCCACCTCTCAGCTGGACTTGGCGTGTGCTGTGCTCTGGTCTACCCTGCGTCTGTGGCTGCAGAGACTTTGGGTGGGTCGCTGGCTGGCCTGCAGGGCTGGAGCTCTGCGTGCAGATCGCCCCCTACAGGAGGATGCACGCAAGAGCAGCCGTGATGCTGCTCTCGTTTATCACCGCCTGCATCAGCTGCACATGACCG GAAAGCTGGGTGGCAGCCACTTGTTCGCAGTGCACATGGCACTGAGTGCGGTGAATCTAGCCGAGTGTGCTGgagactgtctgtctgttgccACGTTGGCCGAGATCTATGTCTCTGCTGCCCTGAGAGTCAAAACCAGTTTGCCCCGTCTGCTGCACATTACCTCT CGTGGCTTTCTAAGTCGAGCTCGACAGGCCTGTCTGTCCCCCAGTGGCAGTGTTCCTCCTACCATGCAGTGGCTATGCCACCCTCTGGGTCATCGCTTCTTTGTGGATGGCGATTGGTCTGTACGCAGCACCCCTAAAGAGAGCATCTATAGCCAGGCTGGAAACACAG TGGATCCTCTGGCTCAGGTGACTCAAGCTTTTAGGGAGCACCTGCTGGAGAAGGCTCTGTACTGCGTCGCTCAGCCTCGTGGAGACAAAAGCCCCAACGAGGGACAAGG TGAGTACTCCGATGCTCTGGAGTACCTGCAGCTGCTAAACAGCGCCTCCGATGCCGCAGGTGCTACCACACAGGCCTTTGCTATTGGCTCCAACATGGCCGCCATCGCCG GCTGTGACCCTCACTCAAAATGGTGGTCATCAGTTGCCGTGGTGATTATTAACTGGCTGCAGGGAGATGATGTAGCGGCAGAGAGGCTGTATCCagctgtggaacatcttccacgCAGTCTTCAGTCAGACGA aAGTCCACTACCAAAAGCCTGTTTGAACATGTTTAAAGCAGTGCGTGCCCTGCTGGCCAAACCAGAGAACAGACAGCTAAGCTTGAGCTACTGTGAGAAAGCAAGCAGCCTGTTCAGAGACAGCCTCAAACTGGGGCCACACTGCAGCAGCAGCACCTTAGACAAG TTGGTGCAGTTGTTACTGTGCGACCTGCTGCTGGTGACACGCACCAGTCTGTGGCGAGAGCAGCAAATATGTTCTCCCGCTTCCCCACAGCAGAGCCCGGCTTCAGCCGCTTCTCCTGCCGAGCTACAGGGCTTCCAGCAGGACCTGAGCTCTTTGCGCAAACTTGCCCACAGCTTCCGACCAGCCATGCGCAGG TTGTTTCTGCATGAAGCTACTGCCAGGCTAATGGCAGGAGCAAGTCCAACGCGCACACACCAGCTCCTGGACCGCAGTCTGCGCCGCCGTGCCACACCTGGAGGCAAAATCG aggagtgtgagaCACGGCCAGGCCAGCGTGAGCAGGCGGAGGCGGCCATGTTGGCATGTTGGTATTTGCCTCCATCGTTCCTGTCGGCCCCGGGCCAGAGAGTGGGGATGTTGGCAGATGCAGCACGTACTCTCGAGAAGCTCGGGGACAAACGCACGCTCCACGACTGCCAGCAGATGATCATCAAATTGGGCAGTGGGACCACAGTCGCCTCCACTTAG